In Diabrotica undecimpunctata isolate CICGRU chromosome 9, icDiaUnde3, whole genome shotgun sequence, the DNA window AGAGTTGCAGAAACGAGAAAGTGATATATAAGTTTTGTTCACGTAAAAAGGCAGCTAAAAATTTTCCAAAATGTTTCATATGTACTGGCCCGCAACTTGTGCCATTACACTGTTTCTTATAGTTGGTGTTATCATGGTTATGCTAAAGTGGGGCCCAAAATTATGTAAGCTCCGCCATACTGCATTGCCAGATAGAGGTACTTGGCAGCATGCTACTTATG includes these proteins:
- the wrm2 gene encoding uncharacterized protein wrm2, which codes for MFHMYWPATCAITLFLIVGVIMVMLKWGPKLCKLRHTALPDRGTWQHATYEQPISYA